The Sporomusaceae bacterium FL31 sequence CGCTACAGAAATAGATCCAATCCTATCGCCAGTTGCCTTGTTGGTTACACCAATTGTTTCCTCTGTTACAATCCATTCCCCATCAATCAATAAACCACAGTTTTTCATGCCACTATTTCCTCCTTTAATGACCATTAATTTTTATCCACTGCAACCCAAACAAAAAAAGACCACAAGATCGTGCACAAAAATTATGCATGATTTTGAGTCTCCATTGACTAATGCTACCAAATTTCAAACCACTATTTCGTTAAGTATAGCAAACTAGTAAATACCCGTCAATCGAAAATCATTGTGATTTATTCACAAATAATTATATTTTTATTGTGCATTAATTACATTCACCTCTTAAAAAACAGCCGCTAATCCAGGTTCAACTACAGCCGTGACTAAGAGATCGCTCATGATACCAGCCGGATTTATTCAATTAACCACCCGCCATCTACATAGAACACTTGACCGGTGATATAGGCAGATGCATCAGATGCCAATAAAATAGCCGTTCCGCTTAGATCTTCAGGCAAACCCAACCGCTTTAAAGGAATATTCTCAAGCATTGACGCCACTGCTTTTTCATCAGTAAATAACGGCTGTGTCATTTCTGTCTGATAATAGCCGGGGCCAATTGCGTTGACCCGAATTCCGTATTCAGCCCATTCATTGGCCAGTGCCTTTGTCATTTGGACAATAGCCGCCTTGGCCGAACCGTAAGCGACCATCCCTTTTAAGCCCAGGACACTGGTGAGTGAGGCAACATTAATAATCTTGCCTTTGACTTTTTCAGCAATCATAGCCTTGCCAACCACTTGATTCATAAAAAATACATATTTTAATTGAGTATCCATGACGGTATCCCAATCATTTTCGGTAAACTCAACAGCTTTCTTCCTAATATTGATTCCGGCGCTATTGACTAAAATGTCAATACGGCCTTTTAAAGTTAAGACTGTACTCACAAATTCTTGAATGGCCGCTATTGAAGTGATATCGACAGAAACACCAATAACATCGGCATGGGTCGCATTCCTGATTTCTGCAGCTGCCAGCTCAAGCTCGGCTTGATTTCTACTCGCCAAAACTACGGTTGCCCCAGCAAGCGCCAGTCCGCTTGCAATGCCTTTGCCCAATCCTTTACTTCCCCCTATTACAACAGCAACCTGATTGTGTAATGAAAATAACTCCATTTAGAGGCCTCCTTGTATTTCCCCGAAAACCTGCGCAATCACTTGCAAGGTTCTTCGAATATCAGCTTCGGTATGCTGGGTCGAAAGGTAAATCCTTCCACGTTTGGCGGTAAAGCGAATCCCGTATTCGCGTGCTTTTTTTACAAAGAGCTGATAACGCTCAAGTTCAGCCTGATCAAGAAACTCCCGGAAATCTTTTGCCGGTTCACTCATACCAAAGACAATGATGCAGATGGATCCAATACAAGCACAAAACAAATTCAGCTGATACTGCTGCCCTAATTTGATAATCCCTTCGGTTAACAGTCTTCCTATATACTCAAAGTTCTCATAAACATCTTCTTTTTCTAATGCTTCAATGGTCGCTAAGGCGGCTGCTACGGCAATAGGATTT is a genomic window containing:
- the kduD_2 gene encoding 2-dehydro-3-deoxy-D-gluconate 5-dehydrogenase, with the translated sequence MELFSLHNQVAVVIGGSKGLGKGIASGLALAGATVVLASRNQAELELAAAEIRNATHADVIGVSVDITSIAAIQEFVSTVLTLKGRIDILVNSAGINIRKKAVEFTENDWDTVMDTQLKYVFFMNQVVGKAMIAEKVKGKIINVASLTSVLGLKGMVAYGSAKAAIVQMTKALANEWAEYGIRVNAIGPGYYQTEMTQPLFTDEKAVASMLENIPLKRLGLPEDLSGTAILLASDASAYITGQVFYVDGGWLIE